The nucleotide sequence TGCTGCATGGTTTCGGCCTTTCCCGAGGCTGCGCTCACCATGTCAATCGTTTTAGTGCCGTTGCGTAGTTTCACCCCGACCAACCCGTAGTTTTTTTGCAGCAGCGCTAATCCCGCAAAATCCCCTTCTTTCAGATGGGAGACATCCAGCACAGTGAAACCCGTGCATTCCGGCCCGATGGTACGTTGCGTGAGCGTGTTCCTGGCCATCACGAAGGAGGTATCGACCCGCCCGGTTTTGAGCCGGAGAAAGCCTTTGCGCTCTGTGACCGACCACAGGTTGTTGTCAGGATTGTGGTTCCATTGCCACACCAGCGGCAGGGCGGGCTGTCCTTTTTTTCGGTCGAATTCGTCCGAGGCGACGATGCCGGGAATCAGCCCTTTACTCGCAGGCAAAGCGAGCGTTTCGGGTACTTTGCCGTTTTCGCCCAGCACCGGCCAGCCGTCTTCCCAGGTGACCGGGACCAGATACGGGATACGACCCACGCCGCCCGAATCACGAAAAAGGTAGGCGTACCACTTTCCAGCGGGCGTATCGATAAGTCCGCCCTGTGCTACGCCCTTGTCCTGCAAGGCCACCTTTCCTTCGTAGGGTCCCGTAATTTTGTCGGCCCGGTGAATGACCACCGTGCGCATCCCGCCGCGTGGCCAGGTAATGTTGAACAGGTAGTACTTCCCGTTTACCTTGAATAATTGGGAGCCCTCGGCGGGTAATCCGCCCTGCGTCCCCGAAGGCGCGCTGGCATTTTCGATAATGACCTGCTCGGTGGTACCGGGCTTGACGCCGGAAGCATCCGCATTTAGCTCCACCAGTTTGATTTTGCCGCCACCGTAGATGAGGTACGTGCGGCCGTCGTCGTCAAAAAACAGAGTGTGATCGTGGTAGGAAGGCCGGAACGCACTTACTTTCCAGGGACCTTTTTCCAGACTTTTGGTGGTGAAGACGTGCGTTTTTCCGGTAGTTTGGGCAAAAGTCGAAACGTAAAAGGTACCCTGATGGTAGCGCAAGCTGCTCGCCCACGAACCCCGGCCGTAGGTGCTCTGCCCGTTGGTCAGATTTAAGGCGTCCAGATTCGCCAGGGTATCATAGGCGTAGTTCACCAACTGCCAATTGACCAGATCCTTCGATTTCATGATCGGTAGCCCCGGACTCATGTGCATGGTCGTACTACTCATGTAGTAAGTATCCCCGACCCGAATCATGGCCATGTCGGGCACATCGGCGTGAATGATGGGGTTATGCGCCGTCTGGGCTGCCGCAGATAGGTGAAGCAGAAGGAGCGCCAGGAAATGGGATAGAAAAAATCGTTTCATAGTACTTTGGGCAGTCAGCACATAACCCGAATGACCTATTTGAACATGGGATCATCCCCGCTGTACTTCAGGTACTTGAACGAGGCGGTATTGCCAGAGGCTTCTCCCGAAGAAGTGGCATACAAGCCATAGAGACAGCCAATGAAGCCACCGGCTGCTTTGGTACTCAGGAATTTACCATCCACGTTGTCTTTCAGTACTTGCCAGTCCTTGCCATTTGTTGCGTAAGAAAAACGGTAGCTATCGCCCGCCGAAGCAATGCGGATGCCTACCTTGCCGGCATTGGAAGTCAGGGGTACCTGGGCCAGGACTTCCATGCGTTTTTCTCTCGGAACACTTTTAAGCAATTGAAGTACAGGCTTTCCGTCTTCCAAGGTTTTGCTGACAAAATAGAAATGCCCCTCATCCTGCAAAATGACCAGCCCCGCTTTTTCATTGGCATTGTTGGGCGTGAAATTCAGTTCGGTTTCGGCGGTACTGTACAGGTGTTGCTGGCGCTTGCCGATGAACGCCGGATTGCCCATCTCCATAATCGTTTCAGGCTTAAGTTTGAGGGTGAGGCCCTCTTTTTTGGAGAGCGAATACCAGCTTTTGTCGAGCGTGCGCATGAACAGCAGCGAAGGGTCCAGGGCTTTGTCGAAGGCAATGGTATAAGAAAAATTGCCGGACTGCGGCAGCGCGTCTTTCTGCTTCACTTCCTTAAAGTCAGCCGTGTAGGCGTACTTAATTTCCTTGCTATCGGGATTGATGATGGGCCATTCGTCCTTCCACACGACGGGCGCGATGAAAGTTTCTCGGCCCGTGTTGTAGTAGTCCCCCTCGTAGGGCCGGACCGCCAGGAAAATTGCGTAGGTTTTGCCATCCGGGCCTTCCACAAACTGCGCGTGCCCCGCCGACGTGACGGGGTCTTTCCGATCTTCGGGTAGTCCTTTTTGGGTCAGGATCGGGTTGTTCTCGTAGGGTACATAGGGCCCCCACACGTCCTTGCTCCTGAATACGACCTCCGAGTGATTGACCGAGGTACCTCCTTCGGCGGCGTAGAGGTAGTACCAGTCGTTTCTTTTCATAATGTGGGGCGCTTCGATCCAGACGGGCTTTTTCGAAAGATCCACGCCTCCGTTGACCAACTGCTTTTCCTCGCCCACTACCTTCATGTTTTTGTAATCAAACTCATACATGCGGATGGTCCGATGGCCCGGATACAGGGGTTTGTGGTCGGGGGCATCGCTGTTATAAAGGATGTAGGCTTTGTCAGTCGATTCATCAAAATAAATCGACGGGTCGATTCCCCGCACCTGGGGTACTTTCACCGGGTTACTCCACGGTCCGGCGGGATCTTTGGCCGTCGCTACAAAATTACCATCGTGGTCGATGTCGGTGCAGGTAACGTAGAAAGTACCCTTATAGAAGCTAATGGCCGGGGCGAACAGACCGCGCGTCAAGCGCTCGCCCATGAAATCCATTTGCTCGGGCCGATCGATGACATTGCCGATCTGCTTCCAGTTTTTGAGGTCCTTGCTGTGAAAAACCGGAATGCCGGGGAAATAGGAAAATGTGGAATTGACCAGGTAGTAGTCATCCCCGGCGCGCACGATGCTGGGATCGGGATAAAAACCCATCAGGATGGGGTTAACGAGCGTGGTCGTTTGTGCCAAGAGTAACGGGCTGTTGGCAAGCCACAGAGTCGAAAAAATGAGCGTGAGTACTTTTTTAGCCTTGTTCATAATAAGTTCAGGATTGGGTTATTGGGCTATCAGCGTGTATACTTTTCCGGCCTGGGTGGGCAGATCGTATACCAAGGTGGCTTTCAGATTGGGTTCGGATAAATCAGCGGAGGGAGCTATAATGGGAGCGGGCGTTTCGGGCAGCTGATAAAAAGGATTAGTATTGCTTCCGTCGGCCGCTTTAAGAGTACCTTCCCTTACAGCCAAAGCATTGGGTACCCGCAAACGCAGATTCCCGCCCAGGGTTGATTTGATTTTAACCTGCGTCAACTGGCCTTCCTTCCACGCCATGCTTTCAACTTCAAATCCGCCCAAAGCCCGTATGCCACTGATACGACCGGCGGACCATACATCCGGCAGGGCCGGTAACAAATGCACGGCCCCGTCGGCACTTTGCACGAGCATCTCGGTAATGCCCGAAGTGCAGCCAAAGTTGCCGTCGATCTGAAACGGTGGGTGCGCATCGAACAGGTTATTGTAAGTACCTCCACCGCCCGGATTGGTACCCAGCGGGGACAACTGACGTTGAATCAGAGCGTAGGCGTGATTCCCGTCCTGCAGACGAGCCCACCAGTTGACTTTCCAGCCCATGCTCCATCCCGTGGATACATCACCCCGTTGTAACAGCGTAGTGCGGGCGGCACTGAATAGCTTGGGCGTACGGTAGGCTGAAATCTGGTTAGAGGGGAAAAGTCCGTACAAATGCGACACGTGCCGGTGGTGATCCTCGGGGTCATCTACATCGTCCAGCCACTCCTGCAACTGCCCATGCTGCCCGATGTGCATGGGGGCTAATTGGCTGCGCATCTGTTTGAGCGTATCCGTAAAGCTGGCGTCTTTTTTCAGTAGTTCAGCCGCGCGGATGACCGTGCTGAAGGCATCGAATACAATTTGATTGTCCATGGTAGTACCGGCATCCAGCGACGAACCGGCGTGGGCCTTGGGGGCATTTTCGGGCGAACTACCCGGATTTACCACCAGCCAGGGGTAGTTGGGATGCTTCACCAAAAAATCCACGTAGAACATGGCGGCTCCTTTCAGTACCGGATAAACGGAGGCCAGGTAGGTTTTATCACCGCCATACAGGTAATGTTCCCAGAGGTGTTGCGCGGTCCAGCCGCCGCCCGCGGTCCACATGCCCCAAAAGGCACCGTCGATGGCCCCCGTCGTCCGCCAGATGTCAGTGTTATGATGTGCCATCCAGCCTCTTGCCCCGTACATCGTTTTGGCCGTTTCCTGTCCGGTTACCGACAGTTCTTTGACCATCGTTAAAAAAGGCTCGTGCAGCTCGGCCAGGTTGGTCCGTTCGGCCGGCCAGTAGTTCATCTCGGCGTTGATATTGATGGTGTATTTGCTGTCCCAGGGCGGGCGCATTTTATTGTTCCAGATCCCCTGTAGATTGGCGGGTTGGCCGCCGGGTTGGGAGGCCGAAATCAACAGGTACCTTCCGTACTGGTAATATAGTGTTACCAGCGCCGGGTCGTTGGTATTCCGGAAGTTTTGCAGCCGCTGGTCGATGGGCAAGTTGGCCGCCTCGGTGGTACCCAAGTCGAAGCTTACCCGGTTGAAGTACTTCTGGTACGCCAGCTGATGCTGCTTCTGGATCGACTCGAACGATTTAGGGTAGACCTTATCCAAATAAGACGCGGCCCGGGCGGCAGCATCGCCGCTGAGATCCTTATAATTATTGAAGTTGGTGGCAATGGAAATGTAAATCGTAGCCTTGTTCGCTTTGGTCACGGTGAGCGAAGTATCATTGGATATCTGGGTACCTCCTTCGGTTTTGATACGGGTGATTCCTTCAAAATTCACCTTTCCTTCGACTCCCTCGTGGTCGGAGGTAGTACCGGCGAGGATCAGTTCGCGGTCCGGTGTAGTTTTAATTGAAGCTTTCTTGTGAAGCGTGGAATAGGATGCTGTAAAAGAAATACTGCCGGGTTTGCTGGCGGTCAGTTGCATGAAGATGACGCGGTCGGGCAGCGACGCCAGGATTTCCCGCGTATACTTCACGCCGTCTACGGTATAAGTCGTTTTGGCGACCGCTTTTTCTAAATCCAATTCCCGATAGTACTCAGAAAAGTTTTCGTGCCCTTCGAAACGGAGCAGTAAGTTGCCAACGGGCTGAAACATTTGCCCGTGCGACTTTTTGGTAATGATGGTTTTGTTGGCCAGCTGCTCGGCATCCTTCTGCTTACCATCGAATATCAGCTG is from Salmonirosea aquatica and encodes:
- a CDS encoding glycoside hydrolase family 95 protein, with protein sequence MKKLWCIVFLNLYHVGYSQTSSGLKLWYDQPSGKTWENALPIGNGRLGAMVYGNVEDETIQLNEHTVWSGSPNRNDNPAALASLPEIRQLIFDGKQKDAEQLANKTIITKKSHGQMFQPVGNLLLRFEGHENFSEYYRELDLEKAVAKTTYTVDGVKYTREILASLPDRVIFMQLTASKPGSISFTASYSTLHKKASIKTTPDRELILAGTTSDHEGVEGKVNFEGITRIKTEGGTQISNDTSLTVTKANKATIYISIATNFNNYKDLSGDAAARAASYLDKVYPKSFESIQKQHQLAYQKYFNRVSFDLGTTEAANLPIDQRLQNFRNTNDPALVTLYYQYGRYLLISASQPGGQPANLQGIWNNKMRPPWDSKYTININAEMNYWPAERTNLAELHEPFLTMVKELSVTGQETAKTMYGARGWMAHHNTDIWRTTGAIDGAFWGMWTAGGGWTAQHLWEHYLYGGDKTYLASVYPVLKGAAMFYVDFLVKHPNYPWLVVNPGSSPENAPKAHAGSSLDAGTTMDNQIVFDAFSTVIRAAELLKKDASFTDTLKQMRSQLAPMHIGQHGQLQEWLDDVDDPEDHHRHVSHLYGLFPSNQISAYRTPKLFSAARTTLLQRGDVSTGWSMGWKVNWWARLQDGNHAYALIQRQLSPLGTNPGGGGTYNNLFDAHPPFQIDGNFGCTSGITEMLVQSADGAVHLLPALPDVWSAGRISGIRALGGFEVESMAWKEGQLTQVKIKSTLGGNLRLRVPNALAVREGTLKAADGSNTNPFYQLPETPAPIIAPSADLSEPNLKATLVYDLPTQAGKVYTLIAQ
- a CDS encoding glycoside hydrolase family 43 protein: MKRFFLSHFLALLLLHLSAAAQTAHNPIIHADVPDMAMIRVGDTYYMSSTTMHMSPGLPIMKSKDLVNWQLVNYAYDTLANLDALNLTNGQSTYGRGSWASSLRYHQGTFYVSTFAQTTGKTHVFTTKSLEKGPWKVSAFRPSYHDHTLFFDDDGRTYLIYGGGKIKLVELNADASGVKPGTTEQVIIENASAPSGTQGGLPAEGSQLFKVNGKYYLFNITWPRGGMRTVVIHRADKITGPYEGKVALQDKGVAQGGLIDTPAGKWYAYLFRDSGGVGRIPYLVPVTWEDGWPVLGENGKVPETLALPASKGLIPGIVASDEFDRKKGQPALPLVWQWNHNPDNNLWSVTERKGFLRLKTGRVDTSFVMARNTLTQRTIGPECTGFTVLDVSHLKEGDFAGLALLQKNYGLVGVKLRNGTKTIDMVSAASGKAETMQQVPLSQDKIYFKAQCDFRDRKDTAQFFYSLDGKSWQPIGEPIKMPYTLPHFMGYRFGLFNYATQETGGFADFDYFRIENKLM
- a CDS encoding glycoside hydrolase family 43 protein; this translates as MNKAKKVLTLIFSTLWLANSPLLLAQTTTLVNPILMGFYPDPSIVRAGDDYYLVNSTFSYFPGIPVFHSKDLKNWKQIGNVIDRPEQMDFMGERLTRGLFAPAISFYKGTFYVTCTDIDHDGNFVATAKDPAGPWSNPVKVPQVRGIDPSIYFDESTDKAYILYNSDAPDHKPLYPGHRTIRMYEFDYKNMKVVGEEKQLVNGGVDLSKKPVWIEAPHIMKRNDWYYLYAAEGGTSVNHSEVVFRSKDVWGPYVPYENNPILTQKGLPEDRKDPVTSAGHAQFVEGPDGKTYAIFLAVRPYEGDYYNTGRETFIAPVVWKDEWPIINPDSKEIKYAYTADFKEVKQKDALPQSGNFSYTIAFDKALDPSLLFMRTLDKSWYSLSKKEGLTLKLKPETIMEMGNPAFIGKRQQHLYSTAETELNFTPNNANEKAGLVILQDEGHFYFVSKTLEDGKPVLQLLKSVPREKRMEVLAQVPLTSNAGKVGIRIASAGDSYRFSYATNGKDWQVLKDNVDGKFLSTKAAGGFIGCLYGLYATSSGEASGNTASFKYLKYSGDDPMFK